One Deltaproteobacteria bacterium DNA window includes the following coding sequences:
- the lysA gene encoding diaminopimelate decarboxylase, with the protein MHHFEYKAGEFFAEGVPLSKIANEVGTPTYVYSYRTIERHYQVFSEAFAGLTHQICFSMKSNSNLALLRAFAKWGSGVDIVSGGELFRALKAGVDPKKIVFSGVGKTSAEMVAALEAGILMFNVESEAELLALDQVAQSLKKKAPVSLRINPNVDPKTHPYVSTGLKKSKFGIQFDQALPVYKHCLSLKGIKVVGIDCHIGSQLTETEPFVAALQRLLDLYHQLTKMGFKIKYLDLGGGLGIRYQEENPPLPHEYARALKKELQGLPVTLIFEPGRVLLGNAGVLLTQMLYQKNRDDKTFLIVDAAMNDLIRPAFYKSYHQILPLQERVRPEIVADIVGPICESGDFLALDRKTPSYAPGEYMAIMSAGAYGFVMGSNYNSRPRAAEVLVKDEKYFVIRKRETLEDLVRGESIPAFLTSRLS; encoded by the coding sequence ATGCACCACTTTGAATACAAAGCAGGTGAGTTTTTTGCCGAAGGTGTTCCATTAAGCAAAATTGCTAACGAAGTTGGCACCCCAACTTATGTTTATTCGTATCGAACCATCGAGAGGCATTACCAAGTTTTTTCAGAGGCCTTTGCAGGGTTAACTCATCAGATCTGTTTTTCGATGAAAAGTAATTCTAACCTCGCTCTCTTGAGAGCCTTTGCCAAGTGGGGGAGTGGAGTTGATATTGTAAGTGGGGGTGAATTATTCCGCGCTTTAAAGGCAGGAGTTGACCCCAAAAAAATCGTATTTTCAGGGGTGGGCAAAACAAGCGCCGAAATGGTTGCAGCCCTAGAGGCTGGCATTTTAATGTTTAACGTCGAATCAGAAGCTGAGCTGCTAGCCCTTGATCAAGTCGCTCAATCTTTAAAAAAGAAAGCCCCGGTTAGTTTACGCATTAACCCCAATGTTGATCCCAAAACTCACCCCTATGTTAGTACGGGTTTAAAGAAGAGCAAGTTTGGCATTCAATTTGACCAAGCCCTCCCAGTTTACAAACATTGTTTATCTTTAAAAGGTATTAAAGTGGTGGGCATTGATTGCCATATCGGTTCCCAACTCACCGAAACCGAACCCTTTGTTGCAGCCTTGCAGCGACTTCTTGATTTGTATCATCAATTAACGAAAATGGGATTTAAAATAAAATACCTTGATCTTGGCGGAGGCTTAGGGATTCGCTACCAAGAAGAAAATCCCCCCCTGCCCCATGAATATGCACGAGCGCTTAAAAAAGAATTACAAGGTCTGCCTGTTACTTTGATTTTTGAACCCGGGCGGGTTTTATTGGGCAACGCCGGGGTTTTACTAACCCAAATGTTATACCAAAAAAATCGCGATGATAAAACTTTTCTCATCGTTGATGCAGCCATGAATGACCTTATTCGCCCAGCTTTTTATAAAAGCTACCATCAAATTCTTCCCTTGCAAGAAAGGGTGCGTCCTGAAATTGTAGCTGACATTGTAGGCCCAATTTGTGAGTCGGGTGATTTTTTGGCCTTAGACCGAAAAACGCCTTCCTACGCACCGGGTGAATATATGGCGATTATGAGCGCAGGGGCTTACGGATTTGTCATGGGAAGTAATTACAACAGCCGCCCCCGGGCCGCAGAAGTTTTAGTGAAAGACGAAAAGTATTTTGTGATTCGTAAACGGGAAACATTGGAGGATTTAGTGCGAGGGGAATCGATCCCTGCGTTTTTAACATCAAGGTTATCGTGA